One genomic window of Etheostoma spectabile isolate EspeVRDwgs_2016 chromosome 7, UIUC_Espe_1.0, whole genome shotgun sequence includes the following:
- the LOC116692455 gene encoding rho-related GTP-binding protein RhoA-C isoform X2 → MAAIRKKLVIVGDGACGKTCLLIVFSKDQFPEVYVPTVFENYVADIEVDGKQVELALWDTAGQEDYDRLRPLSYPDTDVILMCFSVDSPDSLENIPEKWTPEVKHFCPNVPIILVGNKKDLRNDEHTRRELAKMKQEPVKFEDGKEMANRISAYGYQECSAKTKDGVREVFEMATRAALQAKKRGKKSTCLLL, encoded by the exons ATGGCTGCTATCAGGAAGAAGTTGGTGATAGTTGGGGATGGTGCATGTGGGAAGACCTGTCTGCTCATCGTCTTCAGTAAGGACCAGTTCCCAGAGGTCTACGTCCCCACTGTGTTTGAGAACTATGTGGCAGACATTGAAGTGGATGGGAAACAG gTAGAGCTAGCACTTTGGGATACAGCAGGTCAGGAAGACTATGATAGACTGAGACCTCTCTCCTATCCCGACACTGATGTTATTCTCATGTGcttctctgtagacagccctgACAGTTTAG AGAATATTCCAGAAAAGTGGACTCCTGAAGTGAAACACTTCTGTCCAAATGTTCCCATCATCCTAGTGGGCAATAAAAAAGATCTGCGCAATGATGAGCACACCAGACGAGAGCTTGCCAAAATGAAAcag GAGCCAGTTAAATTTGAAGATGGCAAAGAGATGGCGAACCGCATCAGTGCCTACGGCTATCAAGAATGTTCTGCCAAAACCAAAGATGGTGTGAGGGAAGTCTTTGAGATGGCAACTAGGGCAGCACTGCAGGCCAAGAAACGTGGCAAGAAGTCTACCTGCCTTCTGTTATAG
- the arhgef3l gene encoding rho guanine nucleotide exchange factor (GEF) 3, like — protein MDVEETGETRTSWSAETQSIPCDHAGKKRKQDPEPVIRIIEDEEEDEEAEMSDHMRDSEEPSNKRVKPVVKSNSLTGVITPVKTPALKRFGLSISRSISFRTEARPLPPAPLRARTKASSFPRRRNSQCWSDTVESHDLTAKEIKRQEVIYELTQGEKQLIEDLSLVKKVYYEPMLKLDILTESELGQIFGTLDSLIPLHQDLLFRLERLRGLEKTVGEVGPTLMNWFPCLEAYVTYCCNQVWAKALLDQKKNEKKVEHFLRLCQESSFSRKLDLWNFLDLPRSRLVKYPLLLKEIQKCTPPEHPDEDTLSDALELIHSIVAEVNKKTGEAECQFYRRGLIYLEESQRLPEIQLSRFLYCHGELKNTKGQRLHVFLFELALVLTRPGEDRDGGQLFHVYRQPLPNNLINLEEIPDGEAGGGGTFRGAFTGGNDKVKNCFRVSSRGRSKAHPYSLQANDSFSKQQWITCLRQAIVRSRDRSAHPIQSQLSPLPDPALYHIADLSLSSDTEMADHTSR, from the exons ATGGACGTGGAGGAGACCGGTGAAACAAGGACTTCCTG GTCTGCAGAGACACAGTCCATCCCCTGTGACCATGCTGGG aagaagagaaaacaagacCCTGAGCCTGTTATCAGAATCATAGAG gatgaagaggaggatgaggaggcgGAGATGTCTGACCACATGAGGGATTCAGAG GAGCCCAGTAATAAAAGGGTCAAACCTGTGGTTAAGTCCAACAGCCTAACAGGTGTCATAACCCCggtgaagacccctgctctgaAACGCTTTGGACTGTCCATTTCG CGGTCCATAAGTTTCCGCACAGAGGCTCGACCTTTGCCCCCGGCGCCCCTGCGCGCTCGCACGAAGGCCTCGTCGTTTCCACGCCGACGCAACAGCCAATGTTGGAGTGATACTGTGGAGAGTCATGACCTCACTGCAAAGGAGATCAAACGACAAGAG GTGATCTATGAGCTGACTCAGGGTGAGAAACAACTCATTGAGGACCTCAGTCTGGTCAAGAAG GTGTACTATGAGCCCATGCTGAAGTTGGACATCCTGACAGAGAGTGAGCTTGGACAGATCTTTGGTACACTGGACTCTCTCATTCCTCTCCATCAAG ATCTTCTGTTTCGTCTTGAGCGGCTGAGGGGATTAGAGAAAACAGTCGGAGAGGTGGGGCCTACTCTGATGAACTGG TTTCCTTGCCTGGAGGCCTACGTTACATACTGCTGTAACCAGGTGTGGGCCAAAGCGCTGCTGGACCAGAAAAAGAACGAGAAAAAAGTGGAGCACTTCCTGCGCTTGTGTCAGGAGTCTTCTTTTAGTAGGAAACTGGACCTGTGGAACTTCCTGGATCTCCCTCGGAGCCGTTTGGTCAAATACCCCCTCCTGTTGAAAGAGATACAGAAGTGCACGCCTCCAGAGCACCCAGATGAAGACACGTTGTCTGATGCT TTGGAGCTGATCCACAGCATTGTGGCAGAGGTGAACAAGAAGACAGGAGAGGCGGAGTGTCAGTTCTACAGGCGGGGTCTCATCTACCTCGAAGAGAGTCAGAGACTGCCAGAAATCCAGCTGTCGCGCTTCCTCTACTGCCACGGAGAGCTCAAGAACACCAAGGGCCAG CGGCTGCATGTATTCCTGTTTGAGCTGGCGTTGGTGCTGACCAGGCCGGGGGAGGACAGAGACGGAGGACAGCTATTCCATGTGTACAGACAGCCTCTGCCCAACAACTTGATAAATCTGGAGGAGATCCCAGATGGGGAGGCTGGTGGAGGGGGCACCTTCAGGGGAGCCTTCACTGGAGGAAATGATAAAG TGAAGAACTGTTTCCGTGTGAGCAGCAGAGGGCGCTCCAAAGCTCACCCATACAGCCTGCAAGCCAACGACTCCTTCAGCAAGCAGCAGTGGATCACTTGTCTGCGCCAAGCGATTGTCCGGTCACGGGACAGAAGCGCTCACCCCATCCAGTCGCAGCTCTCCCCTCTCCCTGATCCCGCCCTGTATCACATAGCCGATCTCAGCCTCAGctcagacacagaaatggcagaCCACACCAGTCGCTGA
- the usp21 gene encoding ubiquitin carboxyl-terminal hydrolase 21 has protein sequence MPGASGVNVEGSCEALCRTLVSQNGLQRETADISQSVLYTSLMGLLLVADNEKTQLTIGSGRVGLRNIGNTCFLNAVVQCLSHTRGLRDYSLLMAYRDEKFSKEEAKLMEAFSQVLSGLWDVNEGDTVVNPRQFYSIFKEAVPYFSGYSQQDAQEFLRFLLDKLHTEINRRPYVRRTGKEPVQKFARFRISEEAAAMWKKHLERDDSRIVDLFSGQLRSSLHCSVCSHYSNTFDVFCDLSLPIPKRSSAGQVSLRECLELFSQEEKLDKDNSPMCERCNRHTECTKRLSIQRFPQVIVIHLNRFTTSRWSISKSTVYVSFPITNLDLGCYGPVDCGPVLYDLYAICNHAGTVNMGHYTACCSDENGWCFYNDSSVTPVSENQLQTNQAYVLFYQRSNSTTAVRK, from the exons ATGCCCGGAGCCAGTGGCGTCAACGTTGAGGGCTCTTGTGAGGCCCTGTGTCGAACCCTGGTCTCTCAGAACGGACTCCAGAGAGAAACAGCCGACATCTCCCAGTCTGTCCTCTACACCTCACTGATGGGCCTGCTTCTGGTGGCCGACAACGAG AAAACACAGCTCACCATAGGAAGTGGAAGGGTTGGCCTTAGAAACATAGGAAACACA TGTTTCCTAAACGCAGTAGTCCAATGTTTGTCTCACACACGTGGCCTACGGGACTACAGCCTCCTCATGGCCTACAGGGATGAGAAGTTCTCCAAAGAGGAGGCTAAGCTCATGGAGG CTTTCTCTCAGGTGCTGTCAGGCCTTTGGGACGTAAATGAAGGGGACACAGTTGTAAATCCACGAcagttttacagtatatttaaagaAGCAGTGCCTTACTTCAGTGGATACAG TCAACAGGATGCGCAAGAGTTCCTTAGGTTCCTATTGGACAAGCTGCACACAGAAATCAACCGCAGACCCTACGTTCGGCGAACAGGGAAGGAGCCTGTACAAAAATTTGCCAGATTTCG GATTTCAGAAGAGGCAGCTGCCATGTGGAAGAAGCACTTAGAGAGAGATGACAGCAGAATAGTAG ACCTGTTCTCGGGCCAGCTGAGGAGCTCGCTGCATTGCTCAGTGTGCTCCCACTACTCCAACACATTCGATGTGTTCTGCGATCTGTCGCTGCCCATCCCCAAGAGAAGCTCTGCTGGGCAGGTCTCGCTGAGGGAGTGCCTGGAGCTCTTCTCTCAGGAGGAGAAACTGGACAAAGACAATTCACCA ATGTGCGAGAGGTGTAACAGGCATACAGAGTGCACAAAGCGACTTTCCATCCAGAGGTTTCCCCAGGTTATTGTGATCC ATCTGAACCGCTTTACCACGTCACGGTGGTCTATCAGTAAAAGCACAGTGTATGTGTCCTTCCCGATCACTAACCTGGACCTTGGATGCTACGGGCCTGTCGACTGTG GCCCAGTTCTGTATGATTTATACGCAATATGTAACCATGCCGGCACGGTAAACATGGGCCACTACACAGCCTGCTGTTCAGATGAAAATGGGTGGTGCTTCTATAATGACTCCAG TGTGACTCCAGTCTCAGAGAACCAGCTTCAGACCAACCAAGCCTATGTGCTGTTCTACCAGCGCAGCAACAGCACCACCGCCGTCAGGAAATAG
- the LOC116692455 gene encoding rho-related GTP-binding protein RhoA-C isoform X1, with the protein MRISGGRSFSSRSGRGERRTQKHQAMAAIRKKLVIVGDGACGKTCLLIVFSKDQFPEVYVPTVFENYVADIEVDGKQVELALWDTAGQEDYDRLRPLSYPDTDVILMCFSVDSPDSLENIPEKWTPEVKHFCPNVPIILVGNKKDLRNDEHTRRELAKMKQEPVKFEDGKEMANRISAYGYQECSAKTKDGVREVFEMATRAALQAKKRGKKSTCLLL; encoded by the exons ATGCGTATTAGCGGTGGGCGGAGTTTTTCCAGTCGgtcaggaagaggagaaaggcGGACACAGAAACATCAAGCG ATGGCTGCTATCAGGAAGAAGTTGGTGATAGTTGGGGATGGTGCATGTGGGAAGACCTGTCTGCTCATCGTCTTCAGTAAGGACCAGTTCCCAGAGGTCTACGTCCCCACTGTGTTTGAGAACTATGTGGCAGACATTGAAGTGGATGGGAAACAG gTAGAGCTAGCACTTTGGGATACAGCAGGTCAGGAAGACTATGATAGACTGAGACCTCTCTCCTATCCCGACACTGATGTTATTCTCATGTGcttctctgtagacagccctgACAGTTTAG AGAATATTCCAGAAAAGTGGACTCCTGAAGTGAAACACTTCTGTCCAAATGTTCCCATCATCCTAGTGGGCAATAAAAAAGATCTGCGCAATGATGAGCACACCAGACGAGAGCTTGCCAAAATGAAAcag GAGCCAGTTAAATTTGAAGATGGCAAAGAGATGGCGAACCGCATCAGTGCCTACGGCTATCAAGAATGTTCTGCCAAAACCAAAGATGGTGTGAGGGAAGTCTTTGAGATGGCAACTAGGGCAGCACTGCAGGCCAAGAAACGTGGCAAGAAGTCTACCTGCCTTCTGTTATAG